Within the Trichoderma breve strain T069 chromosome 3, whole genome shotgun sequence genome, the region aaaaaatcaagaaaaaaaaaaacatctGGAGCAAGGAGGGCGCGACTGGCGTTGGGACAAGGAGGCAACGGATGCTATTGAGCGGAAACACGCGTGACCTTAGAGGTCattttctgtttcttttgccacggccgttttcttttcaagttgttgctttttttaaCGTGACGAGATGGGGAGGGGTTTGCGAGGGAGCGGTGGATAATATAGCGATTTACATGACGAATATGAGTCTAATTCGGAACAAGTGAGAATTCTACGAGATCTGtgtcttttgctcttctatCGTGCATGTCTTGCAATGCTGTTGACGTAGGATGGACTGGCTGGTCCGTTTTCATGACATTCTCAGGAAGGGAGTTGAGAAAAACGCCATTGATTCCGTTCAAGTTCAACAGCTGGTCATTATTGGAGCTGGCGACTTGACAAATATTGTCCCGTCGTACACTTTACACTTACATAGAGCTAGAGTTATGGCCTTGGTTACGTAAGGATAGCAAAGtctttggtgtttttgcATGTGACCGGATCCGATGCCGATGAGGGGAGGGGGATCAGATCAGATCAATGGAGTCTGCATGCTTAGGTTAGGTGTGTTGGTGTGTGTGATTTTTCCCCCCAAATTTAGCGCCGAGATGTCAAAGAAGCTTCTGCTTTTCCCCACTGCCTTAACTTGCccgtttttttttctcgtggCTTCTTTCGAGGTTGGGGGCGCTAGGCTTGATgggggatggaggggagCAGCATCCCGACGACACGGTTCCGTTTTGACGGGAAGGAAGGACGCGGCGAGGTGGGAGGGGGGCTAGACTTGATGCGGTATAGACAGGGGAGAATAGTTAGGTACATGCTATGGAAgctctttattttattttattttcgAGTGTCTTTATAGAGGAGCTACAGTACCTTACCGTAATATATTTGGGAGGGGGAAGAGCAAGCAAGAATGAAAGGAAGAAATAAACTATACAAAGATACAACTCCGTTCCCCCTCCGTTCCTGTGCTTTCGCGGCGGGCAGGGCAGGTGGGGCGTTTCGGGGTGCGGTCGCGCCTGGACAAGCCGCGTGAGGAACGAGGTTGGTCTCTAAGCCGAGCCGGAGGGGGACATGGTTAAGCGTCTGGGgtttatttactttttttatttcatcaccatcttctttcttctttttggcgTGCTTTGGCAGCATCCTCGTCGTTTCTGTCGTCTGTGTcgcgtttttttcttttcccctcaCTGATTGTGTGGTGATTTGCGAACTATtatcatctccattggcGCTTTGGTCTCTTGTGTCGTGCCGTCTCCAAAGCAGCACAATACCTACATACTTGAGTGCTCGGCAAACAACGGGCTTTCCGCGAGGTCTTTGGTGCCTTGGACACGCCAATTGCATTGCCTGCTACTTTTTCAGTAGGACAATTGTATACCAAACGTATCAATTGTTCTAGATACTGGTGTCTATCTGTGTCGATTCCTCTGCGCATACCCGCACACGCGATCTTGCACTGCCGCTAACACAAGCGCGACgtatctttctctcttgccGCGCTCTGGTCTTGTTTATTCAGACATATTCCCTCTTCTCTAGACTTTGGGCTACTTGGAAACACAATGGAAGCTGTCTCGTCGCCCATGAAACGACGCGCCGTGCTCGGCTCTCTGGACGCGAACGCGGCCTTGTCAACAACACCAATCGCAAGCAAAATGATCATGATGGGGTCGTCAATGCTGCTGACGCCGTCGGCTCTGCTAGTGAGCAGCCCATTGATTGGGAGCGAGTCGtcaaagggaaagaagcgGACTGCgggggaagacgaggagggaGTGGTGGATGAGAGCCCGGtgccgaagaagacgtgTGTTGATGGGGTGAGCAggctttctcttttgtttaCTTTGTCTTGATGTTTCTTGCGTACTCGCCGTTCCTTGGCCATGCTATTCCACGTAATAGcagaaacaacaacaacacagcCAATCCGTACGGTTGGCTTGACACTGTTGCTGACGGAGAAATATGTATAGGCTACGCGATCGAGGTCGCCCAGTCTTGAGACAAGTTCCCTGTTTGATAGCTCGGCCGGAGATGCTTCCTGGACGACGGCAACAGAGCCAGATGCAACGGCGGCCACAACCTTGCTAGCTGCCACAAGGCCTCGGGCTTTGACCAGGGAACAAGCCAGAGAGGTAAGATCTTCCTCTCCACGTGCTCCCTCATGTCTCCTCGTATAGTAAGAATGTGAATTAACAAAGCGTCACCCTCGCCATGCAGAAGGCAGAAATCCTCCGTCTACGCCTCGGACTCGCGGGTTACAAGCTACGCACCGGCCAAACCTCCGTCCCCCTCTCCGAACTCCAGCGCAAGCCTCTCCCGCCATCGACCGCGACGCGCAGACGAGCGAATACATTTGCCCATGCGACACGGACGAATACACACACTAGGGTTCGAAGCGTGGACTCGATCCCTCATGTGCCCGTGTTATCGCAGGAATCATCAGTGCTATCGATTAGATCAGATGCAGTGACCGTGCCTGCTTCTCAGGAGAGCGTCGTGGTGGAAACAAGAGGCAACACGCCTGATCGTGTCGAAGGGCAGGAGGCGGGGAATGAACGAGACAAGACTGTTCTGCTCGGCATTAGTGATGTAGATTCTCCTTCTAGAGTCTTTATGTCAAGTCCAGCACCGGCGCCGGTATCGTCACTAAGGAGTACTTGTACAGAGGACGTGGATAAACTATGAGACAGCGGGGTGGTTCTGTTGACTATATCTGTCTTTGTTTTTactttgtttttgctttttttcaatcTCGGGAACAGGAAATGAAGTATTTCGGGATCCAATTTTGATGTCATGAATACTGTATTGTTATAACAGCTAGACACACAACTCtttgaatgatgatgatgacgatgtcatGGCAGCAAAGACGGGAGTTTACACGCAGCGAACAACGAATTGAAGTAGTACAATGACTATATCTGTTTCAATAAAGCGGCTTTTCTACTTTATTTTAGTCTTTTTTGCGTACCATTTTGTTCAGTCAATGTATGCGCAAGGGCGCATGTCCACACAAGGGCGCACATTCACAGTTCACCATTTTAGAATATCATTGTCTTGGAGATAATTTTCAGTCATTGTTTCGTGTTTCCCGTCCAAATCCTTCCCGTCAACGCCTGAAACTATCAACTGCCCACTACATGAATGCTTTGCTTTGCGTTGCGTTATACGCAGCTTATATAAAGTATGTATGCTCTCTGGCAACTTAAAAAAATCTACACAACCTGACTCAACCCTATTTAATCAACCAGGATCTTGGGCTCAATCTCGCCATAGCTACCAAAGAACTTGGCAAAAAGCTTGATAGCATTTCCGACGTCCGCCGTGCCGCCCGTCTCACGGATGCTGTGCATGCTGAGCTGAGGGTTACCCAAGTCGAGCGTGCGCATGCCCAACTTGGCAGCCAGGCCAGGTCCGATGGTGCTGCCGCAGGGCGAGTCGTTgcggacgacgaagagctgcagcgggACGCCGGCCTTGCGGGCGCACTCCTGGAGCATGACGATGCCGGGCGAGTTTGTGGCGTATCGCTGGTTGGCGTTGATCTTGATGACGGTGCCGCCGTTGATGGCGGGCTGGTGCGACGACTCGTACTTGCCGGCGTAGTTGGGGTGGACGGCGTGCGCCATGTCGGCGGACACGAGGAACGAGCGGGAGAGCGTCTGCTCGTAGGCGGTGGCCTCTTCGCCCTCGTGGTGGACGTGCTCGTAGCTGCCGTCGCTGGCGGCGTCACGGTTGCCGGGCAGGACGGACAGGCGTCGCAGCACCGACGGCAGCAGGTTGGAGTGAGCTCCCTGGGCAGACTGGGAGCCGATCTCCTCGTGGTCGAAGCAGACGGTCAGGCGGATGGTCGAGTCGGCGTCGAGGGCGTCGGGGGCGCTGACGGAGGAAATGAGGCCCTCGACGGAGCAGTAGGTCATGCCCAGGTTGTCGAGGCGGGGCGAGAAGACAAACTCGTCGTTGATGCCGCCGATGACGGACTTTTGCGTGTCGTAGAGCACCAGCTCAAAGTCGACAATGGAGGCCACGTCGACGCCGGCCTCGTTGGCAACGACGTCGAGAACGGCCGGGTGGTGGCGCaccgtcatcttctccagcgGCTTAaagtcctcgtcctcctccatGGCGTCGTCGCCCTTGGGCTCCTCGGGCTTGCTCTTGTTCAGCTCGGCAGCGGCAAGGCCCGCAATGGGGAACAGCTCAATCTCGTTGTTGGGCTCAAAGTTTGCCTGTCGGTGCAGGTGGATGGCAAGCGTAGGAATACGCAACAACGGCTTGTCCACCTTGACCAGCTTCTGGACGACATTGTCGCCCTCGCGCACCATCACACGGCCGGCAAGACTCAGGTCGCGGTCGAACCACGAGTgccagatgccgccgccgtaCGTCTCGACGCCGACCTGCAGGTACCCAAcgttgctcttcttggagaCGGGCTTGACGCGCAGGCAGGGCGAGTCGGTGTGGGCGCCGACAATGGCGACGGGGT harbors:
- a CDS encoding whi5 like domain-containing protein — protein: MEAVSSPMKRRAVLGSLDANAALSTTPIASKMIMMGSSMLLTPSALLVSSPLIGSESSKGKKRTAGEDEEGVVDESPVPKKTCVDGATRSRSPSLETSSLFDSSAGDASWTTATEPDATAATTLLAATRPRALTREQAREKAEILRLRLGLAGYKLRTGQTSVPLSELQRKPLPPSTATRRRANTFAHATRTNTHTRVRSVDSIPHVPVLSQESSVLSIRSDAVTVPASQESVVVETRGNTPDRVEGQEAGNERDKTVLLGISDVDSPSRVFMSSPAPAPVSSLRSTCTEDVDKL
- a CDS encoding aminopeptidase I zinc metalloprotease (M18) domain-containing protein, with amino-acid sequence MAPPQAALDFVDFVNSSPTPYHAVKSASALFEKAGFTLIRERDSWASALRPGGKYYLTRNGSSIVAFAIGRKWRPGNPVAIVGAHTDSPCLRVKPVSKKSNVGYLQVGVETYGGGIWHSWFDRDLSLAGRVMVREGDNVVQKLVKVDKPLLRIPTLAIHLHRQANFEPNNEIELFPIAGLAAAELNKSKPEEPKGDDAMEEDEDFKPLEKMTVRHHPAVLDVVANEAGVDVASIVDFELVLYDTQKSVIGGINDEFVFSPRLDNLGMTYCSVEGLISSVSAPDALDADSTIRLTVCFDHEEIGSQSAQGAHSNLLPSVLRRLSVLPGNRDAASDGSYEHVHHEGEEATAYEQTLSRSFLVSADMAHAVHPNYAGKYESSHQPAINGGTVIKINANQRYATNSPGIVMLQECARKAGVPLQLFVVRNDSPCGSTIGPGLAAKLGMRTLDLGNPQLSMHSIRETGGTADVGNAIKLFAKFFGSYGEIEPKILVD